A window of Apium graveolens cultivar Ventura chromosome 8, ASM990537v1, whole genome shotgun sequence contains these coding sequences:
- the LOC141676499 gene encoding putative LRR receptor-like serine/threonine-protein kinase At1g53430 isoform X1 has product MHHDLVKLLFVSCAILATSNPYLCSELRGAIEQQACYFSLRHIKATTGNFDHPNKIGEGGFGPVYKGILPDGKEIAVKQLPSKSKQENHEFINKIGMISTLQHPNLVKLYGCCIEGNQLLLIYEYLENNSLARALFGRDEQCLNLDWLTRKKILLDIARGLTYLHEKSRLKIVHRDIKA; this is encoded by the exons ATGCATCATGATCTTGTAAAATTATTGTTTGTTTCCTGTGCAATTTTGGCTACTTCTAATCCTTATCTCTGTTCAGAACTGCGAGGAGCAATAGAACAGCAGGCATgttattttagtttaagacacaTCAAAGCTACAACTGGGAACTTTGACCATCCAAATAAGATCGGTGAAGGAGGATTTGGACCAGTTTACAAG GGTATACTACCAGATGGTAAAGAAATTGCGGTTAAACAGCTGCCCTCCAAATCAAAGCAGGAAAACCATGAATTTATCAATAAGATAGGCATGATATCTACTTTACAGCACCCAAATCTTGTAAAGCTTTATGGATGTTGCATTGAAGGAAATCAGTTGTTGCTAATATACGAGTACTTAGAAAATAACAGTCTTGCTCGAGCCCTATTTG GTCGTGATGAACAATGCCTAAACCTGGACTGGTTGACAAGAAAGAAGATTTTATTGGATATAGCAAGAGGCTTAACTTATCTTCACGAGAAATCAAGGTTAAAAATAGTTCATAGAGATATAAAGGCTTAA
- the LOC141676499 gene encoding putative LRR receptor-like serine/threonine-protein kinase At1g53430 isoform X2 gives MSSSSNNSVTSTSKVSSTSSFTLPELRGAIEQQACYFSLRHIKATTGNFDHPNKIGEGGFGPVYKGILPDGKEIAVKQLPSKSKQENHEFINKIGMISTLQHPNLVKLYGCCIEGNQLLLIYEYLENNSLARALFGRDEQCLNLDWLTRKKILLDIARGLTYLHEKSRLKIVHRDIKA, from the exons ATGTCTTCCAGTTCTAACAACTCTGTTACATCCACATCTAAAGTTTCCTCTACCTCCTCGTTTACACTCCCCG AACTGCGAGGAGCAATAGAACAGCAGGCATgttattttagtttaagacacaTCAAAGCTACAACTGGGAACTTTGACCATCCAAATAAGATCGGTGAAGGAGGATTTGGACCAGTTTACAAG GGTATACTACCAGATGGTAAAGAAATTGCGGTTAAACAGCTGCCCTCCAAATCAAAGCAGGAAAACCATGAATTTATCAATAAGATAGGCATGATATCTACTTTACAGCACCCAAATCTTGTAAAGCTTTATGGATGTTGCATTGAAGGAAATCAGTTGTTGCTAATATACGAGTACTTAGAAAATAACAGTCTTGCTCGAGCCCTATTTG GTCGTGATGAACAATGCCTAAACCTGGACTGGTTGACAAGAAAGAAGATTTTATTGGATATAGCAAGAGGCTTAACTTATCTTCACGAGAAATCAAGGTTAAAAATAGTTCATAGAGATATAAAGGCTTAA